Within Lolium rigidum isolate FL_2022 chromosome 5, APGP_CSIRO_Lrig_0.1, whole genome shotgun sequence, the genomic segment TCATCTTCAGAGTTTAGGTCATACTCTTAAGACCGCACTAACTCGATGAAATTTTTGTTAGACAACGTGTTTCTTGACAATTTATTTTACAGTCAGTGTTCTAAGTAGGTTTTTACAAGCGAAACTCAGCTTTGATGCTTCTAACAATATATGCAGAGCAGGAATCATCGTCAGAGTTCAGGTCATATACTGTCAAGAATGCACTAACTCAATATATATGGGTATTGTGGTCATATTATTTACTTACAAACATCTTTTTTTGCAAATTACATTCTGACGCATTGTATCGTACGAAAGTTATGAAATCTGCTAATTATTAGCCCTATCAAACACAACTTTGTCTAAAATTTGTGTATTTTAGCATTTCTCTACGCAACACGTTATCCTTTATCAATTCAACTCTCGTGATAACTATTTTCATCCGATTTTCAACTTAACAATACATGTACCAAATAGTGCACATTGTAAAATTGTAGGATAGAATACACAGTAGCATTGGATTTTGCCCCATAATTGGAATCATTGGCACAAAATTTACATGGCTTCTATAAATAACTATTTTTGATTTTTTAACAACTTTCATCATTAAAATGTTTATTGAtaattccgcagcaacgcgcggggtatcatctagtttatctgAATTTGGGAGTCATGTGCTGTGGTTTGTTCCTTGCCAATGCTCAGTTCTGCATTCCCATGGCGTGGCTTTGCTGCATTCTTCTGCATATCGTATTCCTTGTGGTGTACCGCCTGCTTCCGCTTTGTTCAGGTACCTCGCAGTCACGTCGCGTCGTCCGGCCGGCTTCCGTCCCGTCGGACGGCCGGTCAAGCAGGAACAGAAGATTTTCCTTATCCTCGAAGGATCCCAAAAAAGCAGCGTGATCCAAAGACACAAACCTAGTCGTACTAGGACTCCTGCTCAACCATGTTAGAGCATCTCAGGCGCGTCGGATAATTTTTTGTTCCTAGTCACGCGTTCTAAAGGCTCCTTCCGTCCGGCGCGGTTTAATATGGTGTCCGGCGTTTCGAACCTGTCTCCGGTTCACAGGAGACGTTCCGGGcacaccggacacaacgaaaagcgaggcggactCTCACCTGTCGGCGAACATATCCACAACCGTTGGTttccgccttttatttctcgtcgcgcctcctacctctccgccgccgctcgaTTTGTCGGCCATCTCGATGGAAAATCTCTTCTGAGTTGGGCACCGTCGTGGCGGCTGGCTCCCTCGCTGGCCTTTTCGCCGTCACCGCTTCGCtaacgcgtcccagaacgcgtcgtcaaatccgccccacctccacgcacaGAACGTGTTCGATACTTTATCAAGTAGGCGCGATAGGTGGCTTTTCGTTGCCCCGTCTGCCACGACTGAATtttaacaatttattttgcttcagacatggatagtgaCGACGAGATGATCGTCCGACTGTTGGAGgaagagcaagccttcgacgacgatatTCGGTAGCATTtgtcgatcatcgcgtccctccagaacatgcttgacgccgaggcggagaagtggaagaggccgcgccgtggAGGTTCAAGGCTGGGAAGaatgaagtcgaagccccggcagaggatggaggggcataacgTGCTACACAATGACTATttcgcagatgacgcaacacagACCGCCAATTTTTGGTggcggtataggatgagcaagggtttgttcatgaatatcctccatgaCGTTCGAGAGTTTGACTcctacttcaagctgaagcacgaCGCTGTTGGCACTACCGGGTTcttgtcgattcagaagtgcactgccgCTATGAGGAAGTTTTGCCGagttgtggtgggaaagtttggcaaatactacttgagagggctgaCCAAAGAAGGGActccaaggatcatggcacaaaatgctgtgaGAGGATTCACTGAGATGCTTGaatcatcgattgcatgcactgtcatgaaagaactgcccgtttgcttggcaatgtATATACAAAGGATGTCATGGATATTACAGTGTGGtgtttgaagctgtggcagattataacCAGTGAATTTGGCATTCTTTTTGTTGGCATGACGAGATCACACAATAACATCAACGTGTTACAGCGGTCTCTGGTGTTCAACAAACTAGTGGCAGGTCATGCTCCAccgtgcaactatgagatcaatgaccaccaatataccaaaggctattatctagccgatggtatatatccaaaatggaccacttttgtcaaaacaattctggctccatcaggtcagaagaattgccactttgcttcgCGACAGGAGACATGTATGAAGGATCTCGAACGGGCATTTGGTGtgtttcaagcacaatttgcaattgtccggtaTCCTGCTCTAAGCTAGTCTCACGACCAAGTGTGAgaggtgatgcagacttgtgtgatcatgcacaacatgatcatcgatgaTGACCGCAAGAAACAGGCCAcgagacatgttggtccctatgaggatCAGTGCCCTCtttcggaggttgatcatgaggtgcctgcagattttgctgatttcctcgtcATGCAGAGATCCGTGATAACAATGTCCATGAGCAACTTCGaaatgatctcgttgagcatatgtggagggTCAAAGGGTTATCAGCAAATGCCGCGGTGCCTTGATCTAGCCTcacttattatatttgtttagttgttttattattatttattgtattttaatttgaaaacaattttgcaaacatatttatttttatACTATGTTTAATAAAATGATTGTGTTTTCGAAAACCCTATAAAAAAATTTAGGACTGTGTTTGGAGACGCGGTTGGGAAGTGACATCCTCAAAACACGACACGAAGAaagcgcgtcccccaaacgctaaaTCCAACGTTGTTTGGAGGTTGCTTTAGAGGACGtagctgaagatgctcttaaatTTGAATAGGAAACTAATCTTAACTAGATATAAACAAGATTACTTCTAGTAACAGTTCTTCCGAGCTAGGAGAAGGACCCGACTCAGTCGAGGCAGTCAGGCTCCGGCCGGCTGGCAGTGGCCGGCGCTGGGTGGGTAGCTTTACCCCAGATTTGGCCCGGCAGGAAGGCAACCAAAAGCTGCCGCGACGGGACGCCGGCATCGGAGGCCGCGCCGAATCGAAGGGAACGCCGGGAGACGGATCGCCGCTGCACATGGGCGGCACTCGCAACTCAGTTGCTCGTATGGATGGCTTCCCTCAAGGCCTGCCTGCTCAATCGGCTTTTGCTCTTTGACCGCCTATATGTTTAGGGCTAGCCAACCTAGAGGACCGACCGAGGAGTCTTCCAGGCCAAGATACGTTTGATGCCGCCTGCCATGATTGATTGGCTCATCATTCCCTCGTCCCGCACTTCCTCGCACTGCCTGCTTTGCTTTGCTCACGCACTCGCGCCTGCTGACGGATGTGTCGTCCTAGACTCCAGCGCGCTTATAGTTTTCCACGACGTGTCAGTTTGCTTATACGTACACAAAGTATAACAATGATACGTGTTGCAGGCAGGCGAGGGTTTCACAATTTATACACTAGGCCGATCCACAATATATTATTACTACCTCAGTTTTCAAGAAATAAGTCGCACGCGTATTTTAAGATgaactttgatcataaaaattgagcaacaatatcttgattatattactacctccgtttcaagaaataaagcgccctcgttttacgaactttttgtttgaccaagaattactttaaatagagaaagattgtttgtatgaaattaatatcattaaaaagtgcttttcaatacgaatccaacgatactatatacatataatataattaagattttgttgctcaactttatggtcaaagttcgccttggaatacgtgtgcgccttattcctttaaacggaggtagtatgtaattagtatcgttggattcgtattgaaaagaactttttttaatgatactaatttcatataaTAAAACaatatttatctatttgaagtaattcttggtcaaacaaaaaacacgtaaaacgagaacgccttattccttgaaacggaggtagtatatggtAGTAGGCCTGGgcgttcggttttaaccgaaaattcggttcggtttttcgGTTTTTTTGATAATTCGGGTAATAAGAAATGAGAACCGAAATTATATCGGTTTCCTAATTAATTTGTAATTCGGTTATCCGAAAATTCGGTTCGGTGTTCGGTTTTTAACCGATTTAAcctaattttgacaaaaaataacaagtcagtgcTCCTCCTAACTCCAGGAACCATACGACCATGTAGTAGCAAATTAATCGTACATAGCTAGATGAAGCAAAATGAAATTGGACATATGCTTATATACACGTACTATTTTTTGGGGGAACTTGTATACATATACTACGTGCATGAGGCTGCCATTAACTTTTTTTAGTTACGTGGAGTTTGGGACTTTGGCCTGCTTGGAGTTCGGTTTTTTAAATAGTTCAAACGATTGATAATGAACATCTGTATGAGATGATTATGCTATATGTTAACGGTATATCGGTTTTTAAGTTTATTTCGGTTAACAGATGGTCAAAACCGAATTTGTTAATATAAGTTCGGTGTTTCATATTTAAGCACCGAAATTATTTTCGGTTAATTCGGTTTTGgtgtattcggtttcggtctcggttagttcggttcggtgttcggtgctcggtttttatgcccacccctaTATGGTAGTACTGAATAAACTAGTCCCTCTGTTCACTTATGTAAGGCCGAGAAGGAAAATTCCCCACAGCCCCCAAAAGCAGCAACAACGAAAAAAATATACCCTCGCATCGATCAGTTTGCCCTAGGTGCGCTTGCCCAACACGTCTCCGCCCAGATCTCTTCGCCCAACACATCGCCGGCCAAAATCTACTCGTCGCCGCCCAGCTCCCTGCTTGCTACCAGACGTAGCAGTGCACCTCACCGGCAAGGTCCAGCTCGCCTAGCACCACCTCCCTTCTTCCCCACGCTACTGGCAAGGTCGGGCTCCTTCACCTCGGGTCTGTCTCCAGCCGCAACAAATCACCGACTGTTTGTTCTCGGCTCCTCAACATCAGATTACTATCTCCTCCTCGGATTCCCATCTGCAGCAGATCGTTGGCCCAATTGCAAGCAATGAAAGAACTCAAGGTAAAGGATTGAAGTAACCGTCAAGGGAGACATCTGAGAGATCTGATtctcgtagttccttccttttaaaGGGAAAGTACATCTACGTTGGAGAGGTTGTGGCGCCACAAAAGGCCACAAACACCACACATgcttcaccttattctccggtgagccCACCACAAAAGTGAAACCACGCTCCACTAGGCGGTGCCGGTTGAGGTGGTTACCAAACCTTCGCACAAGGTTGGGGCACACTCCACAACTCAATTGGAGGCTCTGAACACCATCCCAAGCTCTTACGAACACTAAGCAAGCCTCAAGACGGTATCTTCACAAGGGTATCCACTATGAAGACCTAGGGTTACAAGTTCCTTGATGGAATCAAGAGAATTCAAATTCCTTTGGTCAAATGGTAGATCTAACTATTATATGTTCCATAGGGCCAGAATATCCGGGTTAGGTAACAACCGAATCTCCCGGCACCACAAAGGGCTGGAAATTCCACTCCAGCCCGAAACTTAGAATTTATGGCCCTAAATATACGCCTTATTTCCACCCCCTATCAGTGTGATTACCACTTTATCAAAAAATAAGATGTGAGGTAGGTCGTGCCTACTCTCTAAGACCTATTATAGACTACAACCATGAACTTCATTCTTCTCATTTTTGGAGGGTCATCAACCGTCTTCTGCTTCACATTGATAAATCCTACACACTTAGCACATGGTTAAAATTCTTCTTGTGTTATCAACAAACATAAATTCATATGGAATACAAACTTTGCTATTTTAACAAGTAACTGCAAGTTTGTGCCGTGCAAGTCAGCAAGTAAAATTTGCATGGACAATCACAACCTAAATTTCAGCAAGTAAGTGGAGTAGATTATCCATGCAAGTAAATTATTCATGACATCCATGAATAATTTATCTCAACAACCTAAGTAAATTTCCACATGCTGAATTGTGAGGATGAACGATAGAAAATTTTGAGGACACATTTTGCGATGCTAGTGAAACATCACAACACCTTTTCATCTCCTGCCCCGTTTGCTAGTCTTGTTTGTTGTGCGTTGCACATAACTTTTAATATAACTCCCCACCCAGGTACTGCAAATTTATTTGGTGATTGGTTGCGAGAGATCGATATATAGAACAATGCTCGAATTAGAGTTTGTGTATGTGCTTTAATTTGAGCATTGAAGTATGAGTGTAactgtataagagcatctccagccgcgtcccccaaagcgtccccaaaccgcgccggattgagcgtttggggaacgtgttttgttcgtgccgcctttgggggacgtcgctccccagccgcgtcccccaaacgcctcccccaaacatttaaaatacatttttttgatttttttatttcaatttccagaaactaatacataatttggaacgtggtttacacgaaaacacagttaggcacatggttttccacaaactaatacatagtttgaaccatcgtggacacaaatataaaattttgcaaagaagctaaacctaactaggccgtgcatcgaaggtttcctatgttcgctgctaagaaagaacactcgagggcacacccagtcacctaaactggaaaatccagcgggaggatggtgcccttgttggttctaccgaggaggcgaacatccagaaacctccgtgcacgtgttcgctgcgaagaaagaacactcagtcgtcctcctcgtcggtgctgtcgccgtggtagtcccggcggcaccgcgtctcatcaaagaccttgacgctcatgtccctgtcgccgaagtaggagaacaggaggatgaagccggcttggaggctgtggtgccgcgcgaacttctcccagccgatgttgaggtacatcttgccgcgcgcgtcgtagatcacgtcgacgatccaccggtagtagccgcacgcagcctcccgcagatgcatcgtgcgcgggcgatcgtcgccggcgacgtagtcggcgaaggagtccggcagcctctggatgccgcgcgggtcgcccttgaggatgaggacgaactcgaaccgcacgtccggctccacgtccatctccgacgatgatgaagccggcagcgtggagggcgacggcgagcgttcagctctgccgcggccacgaccacggccacgaccacgaccacgaccacggccgcgaggtcggcctccgcctctaccggacatagcgtcgagtcttgttgagatggtggcggctagggtttgggagagaggcgctagggtttgtgtgtgagagggacgatgagaggcggcccttttataggccggagggaggcgggggagcggtggcgcgcattaacgccggcacgcagagctaggcgcgacgggacgcgtcgctgcgggatatgcaccgtcgctgcgtcgctgcgggaactgcaccgccaataacttccgtcgcgaggtaggcgacggttaggttaaaaatttattgtgccgctgacgagtcggccccgccactccccgcctcgcttttcattgtgtccggcgtccccggtgagtcccctgtgggacggggacgggctcggggcgccggacaccgtatcggggcgcgccggacaaaaatgggctttggaggacgcggctggaacggtttttttgtccgggcgccccaaatccctttgggggacgctttaggggacgcggctggagatgctctaaagaggGTTCtacataaaagaaaaaaaagccaGTCAGCCAGCCGGGCTGAAAATATTTCGTAGAACCCTCTTTAGTCCACAAGTGATCTCTTGAGAGCCAGCCAGCCAGCCGGGCTGAAAATGGTTGTCGTCCGAGATCACTTGAAAAAGGTAATAATCcaataaaaaagccgtgtgcatcctttggatgcagaagctggggcgatatttccccattTAGAAAAAAAACGTGGTTGTGGGCATCAACTGGTGCGAGATTTTTATTCGGGACGTAGGGGTAAAGTACTCTCGGACGACAACCATTGATGCAATTGGATCACCCTCTTAAAGCCGGTATACATACAGAACTTGATACCATTTTGGTTCATCTCTTTGTACAAGTACCTTACATTACACATATTACCTTTCTCCAGATTAAGTAACCCTAAATATGATTAAAGCGCAACATCATCACTCGTCACATCAAACCAAACTTGTCCTATCTTAGCAACATATATACATGTGCACAGGACAGACATCCGTACATACCCAGAAACGAATCTGATTCTCCAGCAGCGCTTGGGATACGTGCAGGCCCCACCCAGAACAAACACTAGGCCAGGCAGCGGGCCAAGAAGACCAACAGCTTTGATCAACTTTTCCTTTTGCCTCCGGAGGTGTATAAATACAGGGCAGCGGCAGGAAGAGGGGCCGTCAATTCGATTCAATTCACTCATCTCATACAAACAGACCTCATCTTCTCCCCTCCATTGCTGTGCTGGAGCCACCCATTTGTTACTCGTTTCCTTAGCATACCATGTCTCCTCTCACACTAAGCTAGCCCACCTCCCCTCTATCCTACTGTTAGGGTTTTCCCAATCACCTTTAGTTTTCCCCTTATCTGTCTCATGACATCCATCTCCACTAGCTATAGCTGAGCTTAGTGTGTCACTCTCTCTAGATTTCTCTCTATCTCTGTCCTGTTTGCAAAGCTGCTGTACTAGCTCATCCTCACTTAGCAGCTAAGGCATGCCACATAAATTATAAAGAGAGAGCACTTGCGAGAGGAAGAAAGTTGTGGTTTGGTTTTTGTCCCTCCTCTCTCATACTCTTTCTTCTTGCTCCTACACTTGTCTTCCCAGCTTGGAACTCTCAGAAAGCAGTATCCAAGGAGAAGAACTCATCACCATGGTTTTCTCGTCGTTCCCAATCTTCCTTGACCCTCCAAACTGGAGCCAGGTAATTTGTTTACTGATTCTCTACGCATCTCTCTTCTTGAATAACTTTGGTTAATTCCATTCTTAGACCCACACAAATCAGCGCAATCACAATCAAACTCATATGAATGATGGACTATTTAGGCACTTCTTCTCGATGTGTGCTTTTTCCACGGATTGATTTCAAGTTATGTTATTTTATCACACTTTTGTGGACTTATGTTTAAGAGCTTGAATTAAAATACATAAAAGCCTTATTCTAAGCATGTTCTTGAATATACCTTGCTTTAAAGTTACCGGATCATAGCATTTTGCCTTTAATTCGTCCTGCCGATATATGCAGATGCAGCAGCAACCTCACCTGCAGTGTCtgatgggtggaggaggaggaggaggcggcggcggcaacgaTCACCATCACCAGCAGCACCACCAACTGATGCCTCCGTCGTCCGGTCAGCTGGCgccactgccaggcgggcctgaCAACACTGAGTCAAGCGCGCCCGCCGCGGGCGGATCGTCTTCGGCCTCTCTGCAGCTGGTTGTGTCGGGACAGCAGGGCGGTCCGGGTGAGCAGCCCCCTCGGCCGTCGGTGTCGATGACGGAGCGCGCCCGGATTGCCCGCGTGCCCCTGCCGGAGCCCGGCACGCTCCGGTGCCCGCGCTGCGACTCAGCCAACACCAAGTTCTGCTACTTCAACAACTACTCCCTCTCGCAGCCGCGCCACTTCTGCAAGGCGTGTCGCCGCTACTGGACGCGCGGCGGCGCGCTCCGCAACGTCCCcgtcggcggcggctgccgccgcaACACCAAGCGCTCCAGCAAGAAGCGCCAGGGCCAGGGTGGTGGAGGCGCTGTCGCGGCCGCCACGTCATCGTCCTCCACCACCTCGACCTCTACCACCACTAGCGCCGCCGCGACGAACGCGGCCGACATCATCGCCAGCATGCAGGCGCTGCCGCACCACCTCGGCCTCCCGGCCGCGGCTGCGCTGGAAGCGTCGCTGGAGGGGTACCACAGCCACCACCAACACCAGCACCATAACCTGTCTTTTCTGCCGCCGCAGTTCCTGCAGCAAGGGCTGCACGGGTACCACTTCGCCGACGGCGACATCGGATCACAGCTGGCCGACGGGTTCCCGAGGGGCGTGGCGTCGGGGCTGCTTGCACAGCTCGCGTCGATCAAGATGGAGGAGCACAGCTCGGGCGCTGGCGGCGCTGGAGGCGGCTTCATGGGAGGGCACGAGCAGTACTGGCCcggaagcggcggcggtggcgggtggCCAACGGAGTTCTTGTCCGGGTTCAGCTCCTCCTCGTCGGGGAATGTGTTATGATCGTCGGGGAATGAGCTGTGACCGTAGGGGATGCATTGGGTTATGCATGGATGTGGATGTCACTATGTCAGTCACTGATGAAATAGGCCTTCCTGCCTTAGTTTCCATAAATTAGGGTTATTATGTGCTGTGGTGTTCTTCAATTAGGGCggcgttttcttttttcctttaacATGTTTTTATATCTCTTGGGTTATAAGTTAGTTAAGTGGTGTGTTAATTTCCTACTTGGTAGGTTTGGTGTAGTAGGAAATTACTGTGTGCAAGTGGTGTCAACTGCATGCAAGGGTGATATGAGATGTACCGTATTAAGTTACTTAACCATACTATGTTTAATTATATGAGGATGGTATGAAAGTTCCTAGTCTTGTATCTTTGCATATCATCCCCTTGGAATATGAATGCAGGCTTGACGGTTCGCCATTTTTTCTGTTGATCATTGTACAATGTCGGAAAGAGTGTCACTAAGTTAAGTTACCGGCGCAAATATGTTGTTTACGTGTATGTAAAAATACGCTGATGATTATATGAGTTAAGATTGCTTGTTGTTGGTGTTGACTGCTAGGAGATGCATTTTCCAGTGATTATCAAGGGGGGCTAAGTGTTTTTTTCACAATGTCCCTCTCATCAATTTCTTGGAAGACAAAGTTTGCATTTTTTGTTGTTGAAAGAGTTCCAATTGCATAGCCAAATTAATACTATTTTTTTACACAAAGCGTATGCGATAGTTGATGGAATTAAACTATATATTCGTGATCCTAGAATTTAAGTATTTGATGGAACTAATAGTATGTTTTACACAAGGGTATGCAATATTTGATGAAATTAAACTATATATTATTGATCGAAATATCATTTAGCTAGATTTatacatatataaataataatttaTCCTGTAAAAGCAAGTATGATTCAATTACCTCAGCCCTCTCCTAGCTAGGTACGTGAAAAATATTGTGAAATGGAGATGGTATATTACAAATCATCATAAGGTGTTCTTGCTGGAAAGATAAAGCTGGAGGAACATTCAATCATAAGCACACTTAGATCAGTAGAATTACTATGGATTCCTTTTATTCCCACGATTTTCAAGTCAaaccattccccccccccccccccaaaaaaaaacaataaatcCAGTTGAGAAATCTAATGAGAAAGCGATAGTTAGACAATAGCAGTAGTCTATTGTAAGGTTAAGGTATAAGTTTAAACAGTTGGTCTAGACTCTCTCTAGCATAAATATACAAGAGTTGCGCTTATTAGTGTGCTGCCTTGCTGTCCCCAAATCAGGATGATTAGTACTGAGTAGCTAATTCCCCTAAAACTAGGGGTCCAGTAGTATAATATGCATGGTATATCTCTTGATTGTGCAATCCTTTCTTGATGTTGCTCAACTACATGTCCTGCTCTGGCAAGATTATTCAATCACGGGCTTCACATTTTGATTGAAGTTTCATCCTACAAGAATTTCAGTTTCTTCTTGGTGATTTCAGTAGGTACTga encodes:
- the LOC124657734 gene encoding dof zinc finger protein DOF5.1-like produces the protein MVFSSFPIFLDPPNWSQMQQQPHLQCLMGGGGGGGGGGNDHHHQQHHQLMPPSSGQLAPLPGGPDNTESSAPAAGGSSSASLQLVVSGQQGGPGEQPPRPSVSMTERARIARVPLPEPGTLRCPRCDSANTKFCYFNNYSLSQPRHFCKACRRYWTRGGALRNVPVGGGCRRNTKRSSKKRQGQGGGGAVAAATSSSSTTSTSTTTSAAATNAADIIASMQALPHHLGLPAAAALEASLEGYHSHHQHQHHNLSFLPPQFLQQGLHGYHFADGDIGSQLADGFPRGVASGLLAQLASIKMEEHSSGAGGAGGGFMGGHEQYWPGSGGGGGWPTEFLSGFSSSSSGNVL